In Mesorhizobium sp. 113-3-3, a genomic segment contains:
- the xopAD gene encoding XopAD/skwp family type III secretion system effector: MTGVNRSGRSRTEKRVGRTGEASSSRSQSSLAPGAGSQSFDTVVEQMRSVEINRRTPAVPMERGADDALHDRPSGPSVGIHGTLDAARHAAAAPRAAGPRRRSVPSMLEGETLAPVASQPPTSGVAAPICLSGDEIKEKRRMDSLLTLVGMRFNAARQDPGDEKLLDQVINAGSAALHHYKSLSLALARTIVDDNQLITCRYLVWDAVQEYSRLAEPTIHKLQKKKAEEEAIGLTQSTATPESVVEAHAACVKWWEKKVGHCERGRAAWRATASLPSATAKMRQEEEATLRLATGSVMHSKLVYLQSRIDLARAKIEPQASTFDAPVREILMVENGRVRLLEAFSGDVLPAFLSTQNAVLSSGGHPLDADHCAVLEGVIERLSEFASELQVIRTNLNDHQTSADLPLELLSQIVEGAWIVGHEVMHLLELQPKPPAVALPPDAGAAIPAETAGKSRVAKGTLALQPKAPALIASPADAGATIQIDTVGKSPVAKGTLALQPNWPANIAPPADMGAGIPADTAGKAAVAGAAARRKRKGKGKPAVGAGSSAPGRASQVAAVDSDTAPADKVLVLSDMGTKLVSAEEARASASAGAQSAKQAPPSMEALTQERQVKPEDARYVAETVVERLQTQPAEMRACPAALDEPRRPGLLAPAQVPEVQDKTVRLKGMLNQAQELAKALNSQSSHAPGQSSQSSDAGVERTHSGPQDRMSYARVVRGADEALGDKSADYSIAPRGALAGSRGATSGPRHGSPQGRHGEAMGRQESSLRLERSWLGDQEPSRSQPDTLARHDQSQSRPVAGPERRRFDHVAAQSFDDALLNDALHKIFFAHDINEFSYAVVENDKRLQSQAHRATFLRKAASEFTRHFVPRWEDDVRAGNTWGFATSCNATSREPGGQAGMEACRAMAAQVSRLGRALNDVESKTLSLFVLSFSRHPRLAECRNGMITIAKLFHEQPGALSELNGQSLALLVNGFSKWPEQENARKATVAVAAEIRRRPAGLSDFDPQNLGNVVNGLSKWPLEEECCGVIDAIAGKVCGRAGEKAGLSGFNSQAFANLVNGFSKAREPGNSHQATIVIADAVCRLADEIVIADSIGRLADEKAGRTGWYPQALANLVNGFSKWPLDCRGAIVAIARQVAGGAGKLPVFDAQALANLVNGFSKWPEDCRGATIAIAAEVCRLADLPKAGLSGFDPQHLANLVNGFSKLQAAECSRATVAIAGEVCHRAGRRKGLSDFDVQHLANLVKGFSKWPQEVNLGYATNVVAGEVLRCAEPLSEFLPLHLASLVNGFSKWPRWENSHQATVAIAGEVRHRADQLSGFEPQELANLVNGFSKWPEDCRGAIVAIARAVPRRAGRLSGFNGQDLANLVNGFSKWPLDCREAMVAIARAVPRRAGRLSGFNGQDLANLVNGFSKWPQEENSRQATVAIAGEVLRSTNPPPDFSSQYLANLVNGFSKWPEEEALRQAAAAIAGEVIRSANRLPDFTSQHLANLVNGFSKWPQEEKSRQATAAIAGEVLRGAERLSGVNPQQLANLLNGFDRFAEEEACSQAILEIARRLGQAGQPFRHFAAPGLSSIANSLARGILRSEDAGEIAEAALLKDRLHKLAHYLHYASDRLEEADAVGVTSILKALAKAQLYDDLGSLAGAGLNRLAELHRAPGFAHENNLETMGNLCAALLPLARSPRKQLLWHRRPALNLLNDIQPIVEHKIEAHLRASDAERARGPYSTRCLALSIYQVLKARASLAGLLRRPYVEGNKPDLRARRDELQSKTKEILDSTRELVERDLSNMSWNLIAQIEAEGPTDALDTFMAQNAATVQAQNRASVFDVHQTLRAMDHEPRPPQGEAGLMRLPVVDMQGRQLATEAETRYSIFHRLTSGAVKMVAVQLPGKPSPFMLARTLTVEGVPYRMDLFGGSKLKPPPKTLSQVAARIPGRVEAASSGGKLLAIPYAETAPGTAFEQLSRSWAPFKEAYYYTQRRGFAAPPNLQGLGPRDYALEGAFKLSLLPDRPANQERPFKLIGPEGPIALRPYDGCGFIKASLATRMPAVRRTGRQEGPDRVPAFGEGRRSSLPASALQHYPRSEQVADEAHEKAKTWLESREGKELTAEELFRTVTVGHIDGPGAVAVPSADKCLHVPTLKSETLTGKSGVLIGRSPYDKPNLRPFSADLVKSAVDGDPTAAFLDTCVAIQYSFNVAQKSGEELAADDPTFFAKGILIVVPDEMWPAAHADRGLVLSAEDVKSHSHWTTGKDRVKEDTPLDCLGILQATEVFAPGSLVAVPTGEQKKLDGDFDGDTVIIIGDRPQLYEHVREFDEKEQALGLPSLKPPKSHTPALDGDKYQFGRASQILAATQDVLETYSGLQRNFLAQSHEARGWFAERAIFGTYEGVHHELRRDIGQLLGREEEVSGQDIETVFARARREIEVARHPVAREMAALLVADLEAWAQKPERLPETVGPVNDAKSTTLSAAVSELLPDLADAYPVTNQPRDRIRALIDNYPARIDPRPDGYNPDDLVQSANNLLSLGIKVGTDAYKSNTGARLFSRKSQDLQRLLHTTPGLRSVPYVKGLAASLNHGRFDVDAALKDLEDNPTLTASVMETSINLAAEHGILRRPSGLRPTAEAAEMIPLTPEEASERARIEVARATKEEGKITAAALSVAASLRKMEIQVKMPHLERRLRSERSIREQLTGTSISSGSTPQLISSAVRHVFEIPDNDFTRAFKAAILAFEEQHYTEIEVTNWFKFERPSYLGIHTVLATTEGYRFQVEFHTPASYSAKVDNHDAYKEMQELKRRDALQKAEKLEQKVREGNKAVDRPDNVLSIAHWRDGKDSAAAAPGLRAVGRSTESEIAKSPEAKETVAALGHRPVVLVGMPSAGKTTIGAPLAKRLGLRFIDTDQEIQKQTGKSITQISNTNGEGYFRKLEAEAIARVLEQGPAVIATGGGSLNDEQTRRLIADKAVSIWINTDPRVLRRRLRNDTTRPLLRGSDRDQTVPQLMDERKPFYEQANVRFVPPRKNDKQNAGPCLKALHAYLCPTGADAQSLSNISHGTVKLSAD, from the coding sequence ATGACGGGCGTGAACCGATCTGGGAGATCGCGGACTGAAAAGAGAGTCGGCAGGACGGGGGAGGCGAGCAGTTCGCGCTCGCAATCAAGTCTTGCGCCTGGGGCAGGCAGCCAGTCGTTCGATACCGTCGTGGAGCAGATGCGCTCTGTGGAGATAAATAGAAGGACGCCCGCCGTGCCAATGGAGCGCGGTGCCGATGACGCCCTGCACGACAGGCCGTCCGGCCCCTCCGTTGGTATACACGGAACCCTGGACGCTGCGCGGCATGCCGCCGCCGCGCCACGTGCAGCCGGTCCGCGGCGGCGCAGTGTTCCGTCAATGTTGGAGGGTGAAACCCTGGCCCCGGTCGCCAGCCAGCCGCCAACTTCGGGTGTGGCAGCGCCCATTTGCTTGTCAGGCGACGAAATCAAGGAAAAGCGACGAATGGACAGTCTGCTTACGCTAGTGGGCATGCGCTTTAACGCGGCCAGGCAAGACCCGGGCGATGAAAAGCTGCTCGATCAGGTCATCAATGCAGGCTCAGCAGCTCTGCACCACTACAAGAGCCTATCCCTGGCTTTGGCGCGGACCATTGTGGACGACAACCAGTTGATTACCTGCCGCTACCTCGTGTGGGATGCGGTGCAAGAATATAGCCGCCTTGCCGAACCGACTATCCACAAATTGCAAAAAAAAAAAGCTGAGGAAGAAGCGATCGGGCTGACTCAATCCACGGCTACCCCGGAGAGTGTGGTGGAGGCGCATGCGGCCTGCGTGAAATGGTGGGAAAAGAAGGTAGGGCACTGCGAACGGGGGCGAGCCGCCTGGCGCGCCACTGCCAGCTTGCCAAGTGCAACAGCCAAGATGCGGCAGGAAGAAGAGGCCACGCTGCGGCTGGCAACCGGCTCGGTAATGCATAGCAAGCTCGTGTATCTGCAATCTCGGATCGATCTCGCGCGGGCGAAGATTGAGCCGCAGGCGAGCACGTTCGACGCACCCGTCAGGGAAATCCTCATGGTTGAGAATGGGCGAGTGCGTCTGCTGGAAGCCTTCAGCGGGGACGTTTTACCGGCATTCCTTTCGACACAGAACGCTGTTCTGAGCAGCGGTGGGCACCCACTCGACGCAGATCACTGCGCCGTTTTGGAAGGAGTCATCGAGCGGCTTTCGGAGTTTGCGTCCGAGTTGCAAGTCATCCGGACCAACCTAAACGATCACCAAACAAGTGCCGACCTCCCATTGGAACTGTTGAGCCAGATCGTGGAAGGCGCGTGGATCGTCGGGCACGAGGTCATGCACTTGCTGGAACTGCAGCCGAAGCCGCCAGCCGTTGCACTGCCGCCCGACGCTGGCGCTGCGATACCAGCCGAAACTGCCGGCAAGTCTCGAGTGGCCAAAGGCACTCTGGCACTGCAGCCGAAGGCGCCAGCGCTCATTGCCTCGCCGGCCGACGCTGGCGCTACGATACAGATCGACACTGTCGGCAAGTCTCCAGTGGCCAAAGGCACTCTGGCACTGCAGCCGAACTGGCCAGCGAACATAGCACCACCAGCCGATATGGGCGCTGGAATACCGGCCGACACTGCCGGCAAGGCTGCGGTGGCAGGCGCCGCAGCGCGTAGGAAGCGGAAAGGCAAGGGCAAGCCGGCCGTTGGCGCCGGGAGTTCAGCCCCCGGGCGGGCGTCGCAAGTCGCTGCCGTCGACAGCGACACGGCGCCAGCAGACAAGGTTCTAGTGCTCTCGGATATGGGTACGAAGCTTGTGAGCGCGGAGGAGGCGCGTGCGAGTGCGTCGGCGGGCGCACAGTCGGCAAAGCAGGCGCCGCCGTCCATGGAAGCACTGACGCAAGAGCGCCAGGTGAAACCCGAGGACGCCCGCTACGTCGCGGAAACCGTGGTCGAGCGCCTGCAGACGCAGCCCGCCGAGATGCGGGCCTGTCCGGCCGCGTTGGATGAGCCTCGTCGACCAGGCCTGCTTGCGCCTGCACAGGTGCCCGAAGTGCAAGACAAAACAGTCCGGCTCAAAGGAATGTTGAACCAGGCGCAGGAACTGGCCAAAGCTCTGAACTCGCAATCAAGTCATGCCCCTGGGCAATCCAGCCAATCGTCCGATGCCGGCGTGGAGCGGACGCACTCTGGGCCCCAAGATAGAATGTCCTATGCTCGCGTCGTGCGAGGGGCCGACGAAGCCCTTGGCGACAAATCTGCCGATTACTCCATAGCTCCCCGCGGAGCCCTTGCAGGTTCGCGAGGCGCAACCAGTGGGCCGCGGCATGGTTCTCCCCAAGGTCGGCACGGCGAAGCGATGGGTAGGCAAGAAAGCTCTTTGCGTTTAGAGAGGTCCTGGCTCGGCGATCAAGAACCGAGTAGGTCGCAACCGGACACGCTCGCACGCCATGACCAAAGCCAGTCCAGGCCGGTTGCAGGACCGGAACGGCGGCGTTTCGACCATGTAGCTGCACAGAGCTTCGACGATGCACTACTTAATGACGCTTTGCACAAAATTTTCTTCGCACACGACATCAATGAATTCTCATACGCTGTGGTGGAGAACGACAAGAGGCTGCAGAGTCAGGCGCATCGGGCAACATTCCTACGAAAGGCCGCTTCCGAGTTCACCCGTCACTTTGTTCCAAGATGGGAGGACGATGTCCGCGCCGGCAATACCTGGGGGTTCGCCACCTCATGCAACGCGACGAGCCGGGAGCCTGGAGGTCAGGCAGGCATGGAAGCTTGCAGGGCCATGGCAGCTCAGGTGTCGAGGCTCGGCAGGGCGCTGAACGATGTCGAAAGCAAAACGCTTTCGCTGTTCGTATTGTCGTTCAGTCGACATCCCCGATTGGCGGAATGTCGCAATGGAATGATCACAATCGCCAAGCTGTTTCATGAGCAACCCGGAGCGCTGTCGGAGCTCAACGGTCAAAGTCTCGCTCTGCTGGTCAACGGATTCAGCAAGTGGCCGGAACAGGAGAACGCTCGTAAGGCCACGGTAGCAGTTGCCGCCGAGATTCGCCGCCGCCCTGCCGGGCTCTCTGATTTTGATCCGCAGAACCTGGGTAACGTTGTGAACGGGTTGAGCAAGTGGCCGCTAGAGGAGGAGTGTTGCGGCGTTATCGATGCAATCGCCGGGAAGGTCTGTGGCCGCGCCGGTGAAAAAGCCGGCCTGTCTGGGTTTAATTCGCAGGCATTCGCAAACCTGGTGAACGGGTTCAGCAAGGCGCGGGAACCGGGGAACTCACATCAGGCGACCATTGTCATAGCCGATGCGGTCTGTCGCCTCGCCGATGAAATTGTCATAGCCGATTCGATCGGTCGCCTCGCCGATGAAAAAGCCGGCCGGACTGGGTGGTATCCGCAGGCGTTGGCGAATTTGGTGAACGGCTTCAGCAAGTGGCCTTTGGACTGCCGCGGCGCTATAGTTGCGATCGCGCGTCAGGTCGCTGGCGGGGCCGGCAAGCTGCCTGTGTTTGATGCGCAGGCATTGGCGAACCTGGTGAACGGGTTCAGCAAGTGGCCAGAGGACTGCCGCGGCGCTACAATTGCAATCGCCGCTGAAGTCTGTCGCCTCGCGGACCTCCCAAAGGCCGGGCTTTCTGGTTTCGATCCGCAGCACCTGGCGAACCTGGTGAACGGCTTCAGCAAATTGCAAGCGGCGGAGTGCTCACGCGCCACCGTTGCAATCGCCGGTGAAGTCTGTCACCGCGCCGGCCGCCGCAAGGGGCTTTCTGATTTTGATGTGCAGCACCTGGCGAACCTGGTGAAGGGCTTCAGCAAGTGGCCGCAAGAGGTGAATTTGGGTTACGCCACCAATGTGGTCGCCGGCGAGGTGCTTCGCTGCGCCGAGCCACTCTCTGAATTTCTTCCGCTGCACCTGGCGAGCCTAGTGAACGGCTTCAGCAAGTGGCCGCGATGGGAAAACTCACATCAAGCCACAGTTGCGATCGCCGGTGAGGTCCGTCACCGCGCCGACCAGCTGTCTGGGTTCGAACCGCAGGAGCTGGCAAACCTGGTGAACGGTTTCAGCAAATGGCCCGAGGACTGCCGTGGCGCCATCGTTGCGATCGCCCGGGCGGTGCCTCGCCGCGCCGGCCGGCTGTCGGGATTTAATGGGCAGGATCTGGCGAACCTGGTGAACGGTTTCAGCAAGTGGCCTTTGGACTGCCGCGAGGCCATGGTTGCGATCGCCCGGGCGGTGCCTCGCCGCGCCGGCCGGCTGTCGGGATTCAATGGGCAGGATCTGGCGAACCTGGTAAACGGCTTCAGTAAATGGCCGCAAGAGGAGAACTCACGTCAGGCCACCGTTGCGATCGCTGGTGAGGTGCTTCGCAGCACAAACCCGCCCCCTGACTTTAGCTCGCAGTACCTCGCGAACCTGGTGAACGGCTTCAGCAAATGGCCGGAAGAGGAGGCCTTACGTCAAGCCGCCGCGGCGATTGCTGGTGAGGTGATTCGCAGCGCTAACCGGCTCCCTGATTTTACCTCGCAGCACCTGGCGAACCTGGTGAACGGCTTTAGCAAGTGGCCGCAGGAGGAGAAATCACGTCAGGCCACCGCGGCGATCGCCGGTGAGGTGCTTCGCGGTGCCGAGCGACTCTCCGGGGTTAATCCGCAGCAACTGGCAAATCTGCTCAACGGCTTCGACAGGTTTGCGGAAGAAGAGGCGTGCAGCCAGGCGATTTTGGAGATCGCGCGCAGACTCGGCCAGGCGGGTCAACCATTCCGTCATTTTGCCGCGCCCGGGCTCTCCAGTATCGCCAACAGTTTGGCGCGGGGGATCCTCAGGAGCGAGGACGCCGGAGAGATTGCAGAGGCCGCTCTGCTGAAAGATCGGCTGCACAAACTGGCTCATTATCTTCATTATGCCAGTGATCGTCTGGAGGAGGCCGACGCGGTGGGCGTCACGAGCATCTTGAAGGCGTTGGCCAAGGCTCAATTGTATGATGATCTCGGTTCGCTCGCAGGAGCAGGTTTAAATCGGCTCGCGGAATTGCATCGTGCCCCTGGCTTTGCCCATGAGAATAACCTCGAAACCATGGGCAATCTGTGCGCCGCTCTGCTGCCGCTGGCTCGCAGTCCGCGCAAGCAGCTGCTTTGGCACCGGCGGCCGGCTCTGAACTTGCTGAACGATATTCAACCGATCGTGGAGCACAAGATCGAAGCCCATCTCAGGGCAAGCGATGCCGAGCGGGCCCGCGGGCCGTACTCGACCCGTTGTCTGGCCCTGTCGATTTATCAAGTGCTCAAGGCCCGTGCGAGCCTGGCAGGGTTGCTGCGGCGGCCCTATGTCGAGGGCAACAAGCCCGATTTGCGTGCGAGGCGCGACGAGCTGCAGTCCAAGACCAAGGAAATCCTGGACAGCACGCGCGAGCTCGTCGAACGCGACCTTTCCAACATGAGCTGGAACCTGATCGCGCAGATCGAAGCGGAGGGTCCGACCGATGCGCTGGACACGTTCATGGCGCAGAACGCCGCGACGGTGCAGGCCCAAAATCGAGCGTCCGTCTTCGACGTCCATCAGACTTTGCGAGCCATGGACCACGAGCCCAGACCGCCCCAGGGCGAGGCGGGGCTGATGCGATTGCCGGTGGTCGACATGCAGGGCCGGCAACTGGCCACGGAGGCCGAGACACGCTATTCGATCTTTCATCGCCTGACCTCGGGGGCGGTGAAGATGGTCGCGGTGCAACTGCCCGGAAAGCCGAGCCCGTTCATGCTGGCGCGCACGTTGACCGTCGAGGGCGTGCCATACCGCATGGACCTGTTCGGCGGCAGCAAGTTAAAGCCGCCGCCGAAGACGCTTTCGCAGGTCGCCGCCCGCATTCCAGGTCGGGTGGAGGCAGCATCTTCCGGCGGAAAGCTGCTGGCCATTCCCTATGCCGAAACCGCACCGGGCACTGCGTTCGAGCAGCTATCGCGCTCTTGGGCGCCTTTCAAAGAGGCATATTACTACACTCAGCGCAGGGGGTTTGCAGCGCCACCGAATTTACAAGGTCTGGGGCCTCGCGACTACGCGTTGGAAGGCGCCTTCAAATTGTCGCTGCTGCCGGACCGCCCTGCCAACCAGGAACGTCCCTTCAAGCTGATTGGGCCGGAAGGCCCGATCGCCTTGCGACCGTATGACGGCTGCGGTTTCATCAAGGCCTCGCTGGCCACGCGTATGCCAGCTGTTCGCCGGACCGGTCGGCAGGAAGGACCTGATCGGGTTCCTGCTTTTGGTGAGGGAAGGAGATCGTCCTTGCCTGCCTCGGCGCTGCAACATTATCCGCGCAGCGAGCAAGTGGCCGATGAGGCGCACGAGAAGGCCAAGACCTGGCTCGAGAGCAGAGAGGGGAAAGAGCTGACGGCCGAGGAGCTGTTTCGAACGGTGACTGTCGGACATATCGACGGTCCTGGCGCAGTCGCGGTACCGTCCGCTGATAAGTGTCTCCATGTGCCGACGCTCAAGAGCGAGACGTTGACGGGCAAAAGCGGTGTGCTGATCGGGCGGTCGCCTTACGACAAGCCCAACCTGCGCCCATTTTCCGCCGACCTGGTCAAGTCAGCAGTTGATGGGGACCCGACGGCAGCGTTCCTCGACACCTGCGTTGCTATCCAATACAGCTTTAATGTCGCCCAGAAGTCGGGGGAGGAACTCGCGGCCGACGATCCGACTTTCTTTGCCAAAGGCATCCTGATCGTCGTGCCGGACGAGATGTGGCCGGCCGCCCACGCCGACCGAGGGCTGGTTTTGTCTGCCGAGGACGTCAAGTCCCATTCGCACTGGACGACAGGCAAGGACCGCGTCAAGGAGGACACGCCGCTCGACTGCCTCGGCATCCTGCAGGCCACCGAGGTGTTCGCTCCGGGCTCCTTGGTTGCCGTCCCGACCGGTGAACAGAAAAAGCTTGACGGCGACTTCGATGGCGACACCGTCATCATCATCGGCGACCGGCCGCAGCTTTATGAGCATGTGCGCGAGTTCGATGAAAAGGAGCAAGCTCTCGGACTTCCATCGCTGAAGCCGCCAAAGTCGCATACTCCGGCGCTTGACGGCGACAAGTACCAGTTTGGTCGCGCCAGCCAGATTCTCGCCGCCACCCAGGATGTCCTGGAAACCTATAGCGGTCTGCAGCGAAACTTCCTGGCTCAATCCCATGAAGCGCGAGGCTGGTTTGCCGAGCGTGCCATCTTTGGCACCTACGAAGGCGTTCACCACGAGCTTCGGCGAGACATCGGTCAGTTGTTGGGCCGCGAAGAGGAGGTGAGTGGCCAGGATATCGAGACCGTGTTTGCGAGAGCGCGGCGCGAGATCGAGGTCGCCCGGCATCCGGTTGCTCGCGAAATGGCCGCGCTGCTGGTCGCCGACCTTGAGGCGTGGGCACAGAAGCCGGAACGCCTGCCCGAAACAGTCGGGCCCGTGAACGATGCAAAAAGCACGACGCTGAGCGCAGCAGTCTCAGAGTTGTTGCCGGATCTGGCGGATGCCTATCCGGTAACAAATCAGCCACGAGACCGCATCCGGGCTTTGATCGACAACTATCCTGCGCGGATCGATCCTCGCCCGGACGGTTACAACCCGGATGACCTCGTGCAAAGCGCAAACAATCTCCTGAGCCTCGGCATCAAGGTCGGCACCGATGCCTACAAATCCAACACTGGCGCTCGGCTTTTTTCCAGGAAAAGCCAAGATCTTCAGCGGCTGCTGCATACGACGCCTGGCTTGAGGTCCGTGCCCTACGTCAAGGGCCTGGCAGCGTCTCTCAACCATGGAAGGTTTGATGTCGATGCAGCCTTGAAGGACCTGGAGGACAACCCCACGCTGACGGCTTCAGTCATGGAAACATCGATCAATCTCGCTGCGGAGCACGGCATTTTGCGCAGACCCTCCGGCCTTCGGCCCACCGCCGAAGCTGCCGAGATGATCCCGCTGACCCCCGAGGAGGCCTCAGAGCGCGCCCGAATTGAGGTTGCGCGCGCTACAAAAGAGGAGGGGAAAATCACCGCAGCGGCACTCAGCGTCGCCGCAAGCCTCAGGAAAATGGAGATCCAGGTGAAAATGCCTCATCTGGAGCGCCGGTTGAGATCGGAACGCTCCATAAGAGAGCAGCTCACCGGCACGAGCATCTCGTCCGGCAGCACTCCACAGCTGATCAGCAGCGCCGTACGCCACGTCTTCGAAATTCCTGACAACGATTTTACACGTGCCTTCAAGGCAGCCATTCTGGCCTTCGAGGAGCAGCACTACACCGAAATCGAGGTGACCAACTGGTTCAAATTCGAGCGTCCGAGTTATCTCGGCATACACACTGTGCTCGCCACCACAGAAGGCTACCGTTTCCAGGTGGAATTCCATACGCCAGCCAGCTACAGCGCCAAAGTTGACAATCACGACGCCTATAAAGAGATGCAGGAG
- a CDS encoding IS6 family transposase — MSEVARDPLYRRHRFPAEIIAHAVWLYFRFPLSLRMDMLAARGIIVTHQTIRSWAEKFGRHFAREIKRRSAGCLGDKWHLDECVVAINGKKQWLWRAVDQDGLVLEVLVQSRRNAKAAKRLMRKLLKAQGRTPRVMITDKLRSYDAARRDLMPGVEHRSHKGLNNRAENSHQPTRRRERTMKRFKSARQLQRFVSIHDPIANLFHFPRNTLSSAQHRDLRNAAMQIWNKIACLAAA, encoded by the coding sequence ATGTCAGAAGTTGCTCGTGATCCGCTTTATCGTCGCCACCGCTTTCCCGCCGAGATCATTGCGCACGCGGTATGGCTCTACTTTCGCTTTCCGCTCAGCCTGCGCATGGACATGTTGGCGGCCCGCGGCATCATCGTCACGCATCAGACCATTCGAAGCTGGGCGGAGAAATTCGGGCGGCATTTCGCCCGGGAGATCAAGCGACGGTCAGCCGGCTGCCTGGGCGACAAATGGCATCTCGACGAATGTGTGGTGGCCATCAATGGCAAGAAGCAGTGGCTCTGGCGTGCCGTCGATCAGGACGGCTTGGTCCTCGAAGTGCTGGTGCAAAGCCGCCGAAATGCCAAGGCGGCAAAGCGTCTGATGCGCAAGTTGCTGAAGGCTCAAGGGCGGACACCACGAGTCATGATCACCGACAAGCTCCGGTCCTATGATGCCGCCAGGCGCGACCTCATGCCCGGTGTCGAACACCGGTCGCACAAAGGCCTCAATAATCGAGCGGAAAATTCGCACCAGCCGACCCGACGACGCGAAAGGACCATGAAACGCTTCAAGTCGGCACGCCAGCTTCAGCGGTTCGTTTCCATCCATGATCCGATTGCCAACCTGTTCCACTTTCCCCGCAATACGCTGTCATCGGCTCAACATCGAGACCTGCGTAACGCCGCCATGCAAATCTGGAACAAAATCGCGTGTCTCGCCGCAGCGTGA
- a CDS encoding transposase, with translation MDLQDGIETSESRFAAYVETLASVLGHADRVAPLKAYCTGLLLPRERKSVEPMAARVEPGRVQAAHSRCIIS, from the coding sequence ATGGATCTCCAGGACGGAATCGAAACGAGTGAATCGCGTTTTGCGGCCTATGTCGAGACGCTGGCCTCGGTATTGGGTCATGCTGACCGGGTGGCGCCGCTGAAGGCCTATTGCACCGGGCTGCTTTTGCCGCGCGAGCGCAAAAGCGTCGAGCCGATGGCGGCACGGGTGGAGCCTGGGCGTGTCCAGGCGGCGCACAGTCGCTGCATCATTTCGTAG
- a CDS encoding IS701 family transposase, whose protein sequence is MHHFVAKADWSDDAVLSRVREQVLPALERQGQIRAWIVDDTGFPKKGKHSVGVARQYCGQLGKQDNCQVAVSLSVATEQASLPVAYQLYLPEGWANDPDRRAKAGVPEDVIFRTKPEIALAQIRAALEAGVSRGVVLADAGYGNDTAFRTGLTKVGLTYVVGVQSSIRLWSPGTQPLPPKPWSGRGPRPRAFGGRLNMRRSQPRNWRKRCPRTPGTWLLGARAPRRRLPHALPPCGFGRPIATTGAPSPTLRNGS, encoded by the coding sequence CTGCATCATTTCGTAGCGAAGGCGGATTGGTCGGATGATGCCGTGCTGAGCCGCGTGCGGGAACAGGTGCTGCCAGCGCTTGAGCGTCAGGGGCAGATCCGTGCTTGGATCGTCGACGACACCGGCTTTCCCAAGAAAGGCAAGCATTCGGTTGGGGTTGCACGGCAGTATTGCGGGCAGCTCGGCAAGCAGGACAACTGCCAGGTCGCGGTCTCTCTGTCGGTTGCCACCGAGCAGGCGAGCCTGCCGGTCGCCTATCAGCTCTATCTGCCGGAAGGCTGGGCCAACGACCCTGACCGGCGCGCCAAGGCAGGTGTGCCGGAGGATGTCATCTTCCGCACCAAGCCCGAAATCGCCCTCGCGCAGATTCGGGCGGCGCTGGAGGCCGGCGTCTCACGGGGCGTGGTGCTGGCCGATGCCGGTTACGGCAACGACACCGCCTTCCGCACCGGGCTGACAAAGGTGGGCTTGACCTATGTCGTCGGGGTCCAGTCCTCGATCCGCCTGTGGTCGCCCGGCACGCAACCATTGCCGCCGAAGCCGTGGAGCGGACGCGGACCCCGCCCTCGCGCGTTCGGCGGCAGGCTGAACATGCGCCGGTCTCAGCCAAGGAACTGGCGCAAGCGCTGCCCGAGGACGCCTGGCACATGGTTACTTGGCGCGAGGGCTCCAAGGCGTCGCTTGCCTCACGCTTTGCCGCCGTGCGGGTTCGGCCGGCCCATCGCGACTACTGGCGCTCCGTCCCCCACGCTGAGGAATGGTTCCTGA
- a CDS encoding IS6 family transposase, which yields MSEVARDPLYRCHRFPAEIIAHAVWLYFRFPLSLRMDMLAARGIIVTHQTIRSWAEKFGRHFAREIKRRSAGCLGDKWHLDECVVAINGKKQWLWRAVDQDGLVLEVLVQSRRNAKAAKRLMRKLLKAQGRTPRVMITDKLRSYDAARRDLMPGVEHRSHKGLNNRAENSHQPTRRRERTMKRFKSARQLQRFVSIHDPIANLFHFPRNTLSSAQHRDLRNAAMQIWNKIACLAAA from the coding sequence ATATCAGAAGTTGCTCGTGATCCGCTTTATCGTTGCCACCGCTTTCCCGCCGAGATCATTGCGCACGCGGTATGGCTCTACTTTCGCTTTCCGCTCAGCCTGCGCATGGACATGTTGGCGGCCCGCGGCATCATCGTCACGCATCAGACCATTCGAAGCTGGGCGGAGAAATTCGGGCGGCATTTCGCCCGGGAGATCAAGCGACGGTCAGCCGGCTGCCTGGGCGACAAATGGCATCTCGACGAATGTGTGGTGGCCATCAATGGCAAGAAGCAGTGGCTCTGGCGTGCCGTCGATCAGGACGGCTTGGTCCTCGAAGTGCTGGTGCAAAGCCGCCGAAATGCCAAGGCGGCAAAGCGTCTGATGCGCAAGTTGCTGAAGGCTCAAGGGCGGACACCACGAGTCATGATCACCGACAAGCTCCGGTCCTATGATGCCGCCAGGCGCGACCTCATGCCCGGTGTCGAACACCGGTCGCACAAAGGCCTCAATAATCGAGCGGAAAATTCGCACCAGCCGACCCGACGACGCGAAAGGACCATGAAACGCTTCAAGTCGGCACGCCAGCTTCAGCGGTTCGTTTCCATCCATGATCCGATTGCCAACCTGTTCCACTTTCCCCGCAATACGCTGTCATCGGCTCAACATCGAGACCTGCGTAACGCCGCCATGCAAATCTGGAACAAAATCGCGTGTCTCGCCGCAGCGTGA